GCTGGCTTTGCTCATACTCGTAGGGGCTGGGCGTAGCCGACGTGTAGATAACCTGGTTAATGCGCTCCTCAAACTCTGCGAAATTCAGCGGGCGGTTGTCCAGGGCCGAAGGCATGCGGAAGCCATGCTCCACCAGCGTCTCTTTGCGGGAGCGGTCGCCGTGGTACATGCCCCGAATCTGGGGCAGGCTCATGTGGGATTCGTCGATAAACACCAGGTAGTCATCCGGGAAGTAGTCAAGCAGCGTCCAGGGCGCGCTTCCCGGCGGGCGCTGTGCCAGGTGGCGGGAGTAGTTCTCCACGCCGGAGCAGTATCCCGCCTCGCGGAGCATCTCCAGGTCATAGTTGGTGCGTGCTTCGAGGCGAGCCGCTTCGAGTACCTTCTCCTGCTGCCTCAGTTCCCGCAACCGCTCCTGCAACTCCTCTTCGATGCTGGTAATGGCTAGTTGCAGCTTCTCCTGCGAGGTGACGAAGTGCTTGGCCGGATAGACGTCGACCGATGTCAGTTCGGCAAGCAGCTCTCCGGTGAGCGGGTCTATCTCGACGATGCGCTCGACCTCGTCGCCGAAGAACTCGATGCGCAGGGCGAGCTCTTCATAGGCCGGCTGTATCTCCAGGGTATCGCCCCGGATGCGGAACTTGCCCCGGCTGAAATCATAGTCATTGCGTTCGTACTGCATGTCCACCAGCTTGTGGAGCAGTCGCTGCCGGTTGTAGCTCTCGCCTTTGCTGAAGCTGAGGACGAAGCTCTGGTACTCTTCCGGTTCTCCCAGGCCGTAGATGCAGGACACCGAGGCGACTATCAGGACGTCACGGCGCGTAAACAGGGCACGGGTAGCGGCGTGGCGCAGCTTGTCAATCTCCTCATTGATATCGGCCTCTTTCTCGATATAGGTGTCAGTACGGGGGACATAGGCTTCCGGCTGATAGTAATCATAATAGCTGACGAAGTACTCCACGGCGTTGTTGGGCAGAAACTCGCGGAACTCCGAGTAGAGCTGGGCGGCGAGGGTCTTGTTGTGACACATCACCAGGGTTGGTCTCTGCACGCGCGCCACGATATTGGCCATGGTGAAGGTCTTGCCACTGCCGGTAACACCGAGCAGCGTCTGCTTCTTGTGGCCTTCTTCCAGACCGGCGACCAGCCTGTCAACGGCCTGGGGCTGGTCACCCGTCATTCCGAAATCAGATACTACTTCGAACTCAGGCACAACACCACCAACCATACGTTCTCTGTGAATAGTATATCCCCTGAGCGGAAGGGGGTTCAAAAGTTTTCCTGAAAAATTCTACGCGCAGCTACTGCATCGCCACGGCCAGCTTCGCTTCCATGGCTTGTCCCGTCATGGCACCGATGGCCACTGCCCGGATTACGCCCTTCCTGTCAATGAAGTAGCTGGCGGGTATACCTCTCACTTGGTACATGCTTCCAACCTTACCGGTGGTGTCCAGCAGGAACGTCCAGGTGTAACCGCCCTCTCCAATGAATGCACGTACGGTACTTACGCTCTCCCGGAGGTCTATACCGAGGACAACCACATCGCGATCGCGGTACTTCCGGTGCACCTTTTCAATGTCCGGCATCTCGGCACGGCATGGGGGGCACCAGGTAGCCCAGAAGTTCAGGAAGACCACCTTGCCGCGAAGGTCGCTCAGGCGGACGGTGTTGCCATCGAGGTCTTTGAGGGTGAAGTCCGGGGCCGGCTTGTCCAACTCCGCCATTCCTGATGACGCCGGTCCAGACTCGGAGCCGCAGGCCTGGAGCCCAAGTGTGAGTATGGCAAGCAACAGAATTGCCATGACAGGACGAAACGATAGATTCTTCAGTCTTATGCTCATATATTTCCTTATCTTGTAGCACAACTGGAAGGTAGCTGTCTACCTCATCGCCACCGCCCGCTTTTCCTTCACTGCCAGGGCATGCACGACCTCCCATCAACGTATCAGGGACGTCCTGGGCCACACGGTGTGTGAGGCTCACCCTGGACTGTTGGCTACTCTCGTGCACAGTTCCAGTACCCTCTTGACGTATCTCATGTGAAGCCTCTCGTGGTCCACCAGTCTTCTCAATACCTTTCGGGCAGTCCACAGGTTGCACACGGGACTCCGATACTTGCGGGGCTGAAAGACGCCCTTCATCTTTCGTTCAGGAAAGCCACGCAGGCCCGCAAGAGCTACATCGCGACTGTGTTCCAGAAGCTCAAGTGTGGTTTCAGGTAGTCTTACCGGCCATGGAACGACACTGATACGGGTAAGGTACCAGAGTTCAACGTGTGCTATGTGGACCAGGCAGTTTCTTATGGTGCGAGGCTCACCGGGCGGCTCCCAATCAAGACAGTCGTCAGTAATGCCAGCGACGGCGGCCATCAGGTCATTCCGTGAGTATTCCATCAGGCGAATCGTCCTATCGATGTCCTCTCTAGCTATGGGAGCGACTTCGGACCAGAACAGCGGTTCGGGCTTACGCGCCTCGGCAGGATTGTAATCGACCCGAAGCATCTCAGCGCCCTCGATCTCAACATCCCTCTTCATGAACGGGGGCACTTCGCCATTGCTCCTGAGCCATTCAGCCCACTCCAGGACTACCATCCTGACCTTTACCATGGCACGTTCTTTGGTGCTGCCGAACACCCAGCAGCCCGGGCAATCTGGCACAAAGGCACCTGTCGCTTCCGGTCCGATCTCAAGACATACTGATATGCTGTGTTTCCCCCGAACCACGATTGACCTTCCTTCAGCTACTGTTCCGTCTCTCAAGGAGAGGGAGGGGTCTCTCTTAGACTCTTCTCCATTTTGTACCTGTCATTGCGAGCCCTTTACCTGTCATTGCGAGCCGAAGGCGAAGCAATCTCATTAGTGCCCTCCAGATTGCTTCGTTGCGTTGCTCCTCGCAATGACACAAGTGTTCAGATTGCGTCTTTCTTTGGACTCTTCTCAATTTGTACCTGTCATTGCGAGCCGGAGGCGAAGCAATCTCATTATTGCCCTATCATTTCCTCCCTGCTCTCCAGATTGCTTCGTCGTGTTGCTCCTCGCAATGACACAAGTGTTCAGGCTGAGCCTCTCTTTGGACTGCTATTTGTATAGAAAAATAGAGTTACCGACTTCAAATCCACTTCCCCGGTACAACTGCATCCATCACTACCCCCCGTAGTACTGCAGCGCCAGCTTGACCCGCTCCTCAAGGGTCAGCTTGGAGTCGCGGGGGAGGGTGGCTACGGCCTGGCTGGCCTCGGTGACGGAATAGCCGAGGGAGGTCAGTGCTGCCAGGACCTCGGCGTGCTCCTCGGCTATCTGCGCTGCCGGTATGGCTATCAGCCCTGCGCCTATCTTGTCTTTGAGTTCCAGCACCAGGCGCTGGGCCATCTTCTTACCGATTCCGGGAACGCTGGTCAGTAGGTCGGTGCTGCCGGTGGCAATCGCCATGGTCAGTTGCTCAACATTCATCGTGGAGAGCATCGCCAGGGCCAGTCGCGGGCCCAGTCCGGAAACCCCGATTAAGGTCTCGAAGAGTTGGAGTTCATTCGCTGAACTGAAACCATAAAGGGAAACATCGTCTTCCTTGACATGAAGGTGGGTATGCAGCTTGACACTTTCACCAACCGCCCCCAGGGTGCTCAGCACCGATGTCGGCATATAGACGCGGA
This is a stretch of genomic DNA from Dehalococcoidales bacterium. It encodes these proteins:
- a CDS encoding TlpA disulfide reductase family protein; protein product: MSIRLKNLSFRPVMAILLLAILTLGLQACGSESGPASSGMAELDKPAPDFTLKDLDGNTVRLSDLRGKVVFLNFWATWCPPCRAEMPDIEKVHRKYRDRDVVVLGIDLRESVSTVRAFIGEGGYTWTFLLDTTGKVGSMYQVRGIPASYFIDRKGVIRAVAIGAMTGQAMEAKLAVAMQ
- a CDS encoding DinB family protein, with the protein product MPDCPGCWVFGSTKERAMVKVRMVVLEWAEWLRSNGEVPPFMKRDVEIEGAEMLRVDYNPAEARKPEPLFWSEVAPIAREDIDRTIRLMEYSRNDLMAAVAGITDDCLDWEPPGEPRTIRNCLVHIAHVELWYLTRISVVPWPVRLPETTLELLEHSRDVALAGLRGFPERKMKGVFQPRKYRSPVCNLWTARKVLRRLVDHERLHMRYVKRVLELCTRVANSPG
- the uvrB gene encoding excinuclease ABC subunit UvrB; its protein translation is MPEFEVVSDFGMTGDQPQAVDRLVAGLEEGHKKQTLLGVTGSGKTFTMANIVARVQRPTLVMCHNKTLAAQLYSEFREFLPNNAVEYFVSYYDYYQPEAYVPRTDTYIEKEADINEEIDKLRHAATRALFTRRDVLIVASVSCIYGLGEPEEYQSFVLSFSKGESYNRQRLLHKLVDMQYERNDYDFSRGKFRIRGDTLEIQPAYEELALRIEFFGDEVERIVEIDPLTGELLAELTSVDVYPAKHFVTSQEKLQLAITSIEEELQERLRELRQQEKVLEAARLEARTNYDLEMLREAGYCSGVENYSRHLAQRPPGSAPWTLLDYFPDDYLVFIDESHMSLPQIRGMYHGDRSRKETLVEHGFRMPSALDNRPLNFAEFEERINQVIYTSATPSPYEYEQSQQVAEQLVRPTGLLEPTVEVKPTRGQIDDLLDQIRQRVSKRERCLVTTLTKRMAEELADYLIELGVKTHYLHSEIQTLERVEILRDLRLGVHDVVVGINLLREGLDLPEVSLVAILDADKEGYLRSARALIQTMGRAARHIDGHVIMYADTMTRSMKEAIEETQRRRQIQVEYNREHGITPQSIRKAVRDITERVEAVAETRTPYVATPATRQEIARLIKDLESQMKAAARSLEFEKAALLRDRIIELRRSQDEHSLVR
- the ruvA gene encoding Holliday junction branch migration protein RuvA, encoding MIASLQGAVESLGSDWAIINVGGVGFRVYMPTSVLSTLGAVGESVKLHTHLHVKEDDVSLYGFSSANELQLFETLIGVSGLGPRLALAMLSTMNVEQLTMAIATGSTDLLTSVPGIGKKMAQRLVLELKDKIGAGLIAIPAAQIAEEHAEVLAALTSLGYSVTEASQAVATLPRDSKLTLEERVKLALQYYGG